The proteins below come from a single Tissierella sp. MB52-C2 genomic window:
- the spoIVA gene encoding stage IV sporulation protein A: MEVFDIYKDISERTDGDIYAGIVGPVRTGKSTFIKRFMELLVLPNIDNKHKKERAKDELPLSGSGKTIMTTEPKFVPNEAVELTLNENVSFKVRMVDCVGYLISGALGHEENFTPRMVTTPWYDKEIPFEDAAEIGTRKVIVDHSSIGLVVTTDGSITDIDRSNYIKAEERVISELKELGKPFVIILNSKHPNLDSTMALKESLQGKYEVSVVVVDCLNMDTQDIEKIFEKLLFEFPVKEVTINLPKWIEGLPKKHWIKANILDALKETIEGLHKLNEVSSFLGPLKDLDIVKNVNLSEIKLGEGVVHSEIVVDDGLFYSVLNDMTGYSIEGDYQLLGLISKLADTKKKYDKIEKALIEAKEIGYGLVSPSLDEMELEEPEVYRQGNRYGVKLKAKAPSLHVLRADIATEVSPLIGTEKQSEELINYLLSEVEGDPSNIWQLNLFGKSLYDLVNEQLQGKLSTMPEDARQKLRRALERIINDGSGGLICIII, encoded by the coding sequence GTGGAGGTATTTGATATATACAAAGATATTTCAGAACGAACAGATGGGGATATTTATGCAGGTATCGTCGGACCAGTTAGGACAGGTAAATCCACATTTATAAAGAGGTTTATGGAGTTGCTGGTTTTACCTAATATCGACAATAAACATAAGAAAGAAAGAGCTAAGGATGAATTGCCTTTAAGTGGGTCAGGGAAAACAATAATGACTACTGAGCCTAAATTTGTACCTAATGAGGCAGTAGAGCTTACTTTAAACGAAAATGTAAGTTTTAAAGTAAGAATGGTAGATTGTGTAGGATACTTAATTAGTGGTGCTCTAGGACATGAGGAGAACTTTACTCCTAGAATGGTAACTACGCCATGGTATGACAAAGAAATTCCTTTTGAAGATGCAGCAGAAATAGGCACAAGAAAAGTCATAGTAGATCACTCAAGTATAGGATTAGTAGTGACAACAGATGGTTCCATAACAGATATAGACAGATCTAATTATATTAAGGCAGAAGAAAGAGTAATATCAGAACTAAAAGAATTAGGAAAACCATTTGTGATAATACTAAATTCAAAACATCCTAACCTAGATAGTACCATGGCTTTGAAGGAAAGTTTACAGGGGAAATATGAAGTATCAGTAGTAGTAGTTGACTGTCTAAATATGGACACTCAAGATATAGAAAAGATATTTGAAAAACTATTATTTGAATTTCCAGTAAAGGAAGTAACAATAAATCTTCCAAAATGGATAGAGGGATTACCAAAAAAACATTGGATAAAAGCAAATATCTTAGATGCTTTAAAAGAAACTATAGAAGGACTTCATAAATTAAATGAGGTTTCAAGTTTCTTAGGTCCTTTAAAAGATTTAGACATAGTGAAGAATGTAAATCTATCTGAAATTAAGCTAGGAGAAGGAGTTGTACATTCTGAAATAGTAGTTGATGATGGACTGTTTTATAGCGTATTAAATGATATGACAGGATATTCAATAGAAGGAGACTATCAATTATTAGGCTTAATTTCGAAGTTAGCAGATACTAAGAAAAAATATGATAAGATTGAAAAAGCATTAATTGAAGCTAAGGAAATTGGATATGGATTAGTTAGTCCTAGCTTAGATGAAATGGAATTAGAGGAACCGGAAGTTTATCGTCAAGGAAATAGATATGGGGTAAAATTAAAGGCAAAGGCTCCATCACTTCATGTATTAAGGGCAGATATAGCCACAGAAGTATCTCCGCTAATAGGTACAGAAAAGCAATCTGAAGAGCTTATTAACTACTTATTATCAGAAGTTGAAGGAGACCCTTCAAATATTTGGCAATTAAACTTATTTGGTAAATCATTATATGATTTAGTAAATGAACAACTCCAAGGAAAGCTCAGTACAATGCCAGAGGATGCAAGACAAAAACTTAGAAGGGCTCTTGAGAGAATAATCAATGATGGCAGTGGCGGATTGATCTGTATAATTATATAA
- a CDS encoding GNAT family protein, translating into MKQKIRLSLATVEDIEFIVNVKINASLWPYEDDIPTDKDAVRKNVGKRIDSNWYKQYIIQLDNLERTPIGVLHIHWYVKERGSWEIGYCIFPEYRGQGYCVEATKLVLKYAFEDWNAHKVVAMCNEHNIASYKVMEKLGMTREGIFREELPWQGKWVNQLFYCILDSDYRKISSSI; encoded by the coding sequence ATGAAACAAAAAATAAGATTATCCTTAGCTACAGTGGAAGATATAGAATTCATTGTTAATGTAAAAATTAACGCTTCATTATGGCCATATGAAGATGATATTCCAACTGATAAGGATGCTGTTCGCAAGAATGTAGGTAAAAGAATTGATAGCAATTGGTATAAACAATACATAATACAACTTGATAACCTAGAGAGAACACCTATAGGGGTACTGCATATTCATTGGTATGTAAAAGAGCGTGGAAGTTGGGAAATTGGTTATTGTATCTTTCCCGAATATAGGGGACAGGGTTATTGTGTAGAAGCTACAAAATTAGTGTTGAAATACGCTTTTGAAGATTGGAATGCACATAAAGTGGTTGCTATGTGTAATGAACACAACATCGCGTCATATAAGGTAATGGAAAAGTTAGGGATGACCAGAGAAGGAATATTCCGAGAAGAATTACCCTGGCAAGGTAAATGGGTAAATCAACTCTTTTATTGTATTCTTGATAGCGATTATCGAAAAATCAGTAGCTCTATCTAA
- a CDS encoding class I SAM-dependent methyltransferase: MKKQDDDNTSASNWNAFQKDKKRNVPSNAAKMALKLFDNRKGLAIDIGCGAGADSLLMLEQDWSVIALDHNTLGINIVYENLDAEKKDNLYIVQDTFENMKLHTCNWLNASFSLPFISPKDYDDVWQKISNSIAPDGRFSGTFFGNKDSWAPGNTLRTFHTKEQVIKLFGGFEIEWFDEREREGTSIDASRVEHLKHWHVFEVVAKKVQL; the protein is encoded by the coding sequence ATGAAAAAACAGGATGATGATAACACATCTGCTAGTAATTGGAATGCGTTTCAGAAAGATAAAAAACGCAATGTACCTTCTAATGCCGCAAAAATGGCCTTAAAATTATTCGACAATAGAAAGGGCTTAGCAATTGATATTGGTTGCGGTGCGGGTGCAGATAGCTTATTGATGCTGGAGCAAGATTGGAGTGTTATTGCTCTTGATCATAATACGCTTGGTATCAATATAGTTTATGAGAATCTTGATGCAGAGAAAAAAGACAATCTTTATATTGTACAAGATACATTTGAAAATATGAAGTTGCATACTTGTAATTGGCTTAATGCCAGTTTTTCGCTTCCATTTATAAGTCCTAAAGACTATGATGATGTGTGGCAGAAAATAAGTAACTCAATAGCACCAGACGGTCGTTTCTCTGGAACCTTTTTTGGAAATAAAGATAGTTGGGCACCTGGAAATACATTAAGGACATTTCACACGAAAGAACAGGTTATTAAACTTTTTGGAGGTTTTGAAATTGAATGGTTTGATGAGCGAGAACGTGAAGGTACATCCATTGATGCATCGCGTGTAGAACACTTAAAGCACTGGCATGTTTTTGAGGTAGTGGCAAAAAAAGTACAGCTTTAA
- the plsY gene encoding glycerol-3-phosphate 1-O-acyltransferase PlsY produces the protein MKIFLSILIPYFIGCFSSAYFLGKTSKNIDIRNYGSGNAGATNALRVLGKKMGALTFALDIIKGIVAVLIGKALLGYDGGLLASFFVVLGHDFPVFLRFKGGKGVATSFGVLLVLNWKVGLLCLLTIVLVTLFTRYVSLGSITAAVFAPLFTVLVSNPVDKYLFITIWILAGLLILRHKANIIRLCNGEENKLGNNI, from the coding sequence ATGAAAATATTTTTATCCATATTGATACCTTATTTCATAGGATGTTTTTCATCTGCATATTTTTTAGGTAAAACGTCAAAGAATATTGATATAAGAAATTATGGTAGTGGCAATGCAGGAGCCACTAATGCCCTTAGGGTTTTAGGGAAGAAAATGGGAGCATTAACCTTTGCCTTAGACATAATTAAAGGTATAGTAGCTGTTTTAATAGGGAAAGCTCTACTTGGATATGATGGAGGTCTCTTAGCAAGTTTTTTCGTTGTTCTAGGACATGATTTTCCAGTATTTCTTAGATTTAAAGGCGGTAAAGGAGTGGCAACATCTTTTGGAGTCCTATTGGTACTTAATTGGAAAGTAGGGTTACTATGTTTGTTGACAATAGTTCTTGTAACTCTATTTACTAGATATGTGTCTTTAGGTTCAATTACTGCGGCTGTTTTTGCTCCTTTATTTACAGTATTAGTTTCAAATCCAGTAGATAAGTATTTGTTTATTACCATATGGATATTAGCAGGACTTTTGATACTGAGACATAAGGCAAATATAATTAGATTATGTAATGGTGAAGAAAATAAATTAGGAAATAATATATAG
- a CDS encoding MarR family transcriptional regulator, giving the protein MLTEREKEILEIIIDYIEKNQYVPSVREICKLAGLKSPSTVHKHLTKLENKGYVKRKEKSPRALQILRSPEK; this is encoded by the coding sequence ATGTTAACTGAAAGAGAAAAGGAAATATTAGAGATTATAATTGATTACATTGAAAAAAATCAATATGTTCCATCTGTTAGGGAAATATGTAAATTAGCAGGATTAAAATCACCAAGCACAGTTCATAAACACTTAACTAAACTTGAAAATAAAGGTTATGTTAAAAGAAAAGAAAAATCTCCAAGGGCATTACAAATATTGAGAAGCCCTGAAAAATAG
- a CDS encoding Spo0E family sporulation regulatory protein-aspartic acid phosphatase has protein sequence MIEKKDFNLQDPEIIKASQELNIVITKYNDLIAEKL, from the coding sequence TTGATTGAAAAGAAGGATTTCAATTTACAAGATCCCGAAATTATTAAAGCTAGTCAAGAACTTAATATCGTTATAACTAAATACAATGATCTAATTGCTGAAAAATTATAA
- a CDS encoding phage holin family protein produces MSIIENAGLMGIPIPKILSDSFDILRKKEEVKE; encoded by the coding sequence ATGAGTATAATTGAAAATGCAGGCTTAATGGGGATACCTATTCCAAAAATATTATCTGATTCATTTGATATATTAAGGAAGAAAGAAGAGGTGAAAGAATAA
- a CDS encoding NAD(P)H-dependent glycerol-3-phosphate dehydrogenase, with protein MSERIGVLGGGSWGTALAILLAKKGYDVHMWLRDEEQLIDMNRTRINNKYLPDIILPPNLKLTNDLEEVNFNKDAIVLSVGTHGVREVLNNCKSYIKKDQIIVNVSKGIENESLLRISQIVEEIVPNSRYAILSGPSHAEEVAKNMPTTVVSSSGIKEVAEYVQDLFITPEFRVYANPDVIGVELGGALKNVIALGAGISDGLGCGDNTKAALMTRGIFEMARLGEKMGAQGSTFLGLAGIGDLIVTCTSMLSRNRRAGILIGQGIKTSDAIKQIGMVVEGIKTTKSTFDLSKIYNVDMPITEEIYGVLYEGKDVKYSVSNLMIRDKKHEMENIVLENNNLW; from the coding sequence ATGAGTGAAAGAATTGGTGTTTTAGGTGGTGGAAGTTGGGGAACTGCTTTAGCAATCTTACTGGCCAAGAAAGGCTATGATGTTCATATGTGGTTAAGGGATGAAGAACAGCTAATAGATATGAATAGAACTAGAATAAATAATAAATATCTTCCTGATATTATATTACCGCCTAATCTAAAGTTGACTAATGATTTGGAAGAAGTTAATTTTAATAAGGATGCTATTGTATTATCTGTAGGTACCCATGGAGTTAGAGAAGTACTTAATAATTGCAAATCTTATATTAAAAAAGATCAGATAATAGTAAATGTTTCTAAGGGTATTGAAAATGAAAGTTTACTTAGAATATCACAGATTGTTGAAGAAATAGTGCCAAATAGTAGATATGCCATACTTTCAGGACCTTCCCATGCAGAAGAAGTAGCTAAAAATATGCCTACGACAGTAGTATCATCATCTGGAATTAAAGAAGTTGCTGAATATGTTCAGGATTTATTTATTACTCCAGAATTTAGGGTATATGCAAATCCAGATGTTATTGGAGTAGAACTAGGTGGAGCATTGAAGAATGTAATTGCATTAGGTGCAGGGATTTCAGATGGATTAGGATGTGGAGATAATACTAAGGCAGCACTTATGACTAGAGGTATATTTGAAATGGCAAGGCTAGGGGAGAAAATGGGGGCACAAGGCAGTACATTTTTAGGGCTAGCAGGAATAGGAGATTTAATAGTAACTTGCACAAGTATGCTTAGCAGAAATAGAAGAGCTGGAATATTAATAGGGCAAGGAATAAAGACATCCGATGCTATTAAACAGATTGGAATGGTTGTGGAAGGTATAAAAACTACAAAATCTACCTTTGATCTGTCTAAGATATATAATGTTGATATGCCTATTACTGAAGAAATCTATGGTGTATTATATGAAGGTAAGGATGTCAAATATTCTGTTTCTAATTTAATGATTAGAGATAAGAAGCATGAAATGGAAAATATAGTATTAGAAAATAATAATTTATGGTAA
- a CDS encoding GNAT family N-acetyltransferase, translating to MRIEKDNIVIRSATIDDAIQLNEWWNDGRVMEHAGFPNGIGESLDDTIANIRSREGKLSQLCIIEIIGKPVGELSYSIRGDGAAYPGWKICDFNYQNQGYGPKIIMMLLEFIFTDEDINSKFPIEKIIWDTTLENERAQYVYENKIGARKIGIQENAWQDQLGNWRSAVDYQISKEDFFNGFVSSYQVKNRNICKSINEEIKSFKEFDYESFVNMFNSYFLDDFQIKLQYSKIEEICFDIIERVKKQVIFLDLIKVNNKSIGFIIYQIDSPKSDWCQKEGFGFIREIYIEKELRKQGLGKLLVAHAEQSLKDKNVEEVYLTSDNNAAFWNQCGYTLTHETGYRNEDPIYIKKVNQ from the coding sequence ATGAGAATAGAAAAAGATAATATTGTAATTAGAAGCGCTACTATAGACGATGCTATTCAATTAAATGAATGGTGGAATGATGGTAGAGTTATGGAACATGCAGGTTTTCCTAATGGTATAGGGGAATCATTAGACGACACTATAGCTAATATAAGGAGCAGAGAAGGGAAACTAAGTCAGCTTTGTATAATAGAAATTATTGGTAAACCAGTGGGGGAACTGAGTTATAGCATTAGAGGTGATGGGGCTGCATATCCAGGGTGGAAAATATGTGACTTTAACTATCAAAATCAAGGATATGGACCTAAAATTATTATGATGCTATTAGAATTTATTTTCACAGATGAAGATATCAATTCCAAGTTTCCAATAGAGAAAATTATTTGGGATACAACGCTTGAAAACGAAAGGGCTCAATATGTCTATGAGAATAAGATTGGAGCAAGGAAGATTGGTATACAAGAAAATGCATGGCAAGATCAGCTAGGAAACTGGCGAAGTGCTGTTGACTATCAAATTAGTAAAGAAGACTTTTTTAATGGGTTCGTTTCAAGTTATCAAGTTAAAAATCGGAATATTTGTAAGAGCATTAACGAAGAAATTAAATCATTTAAAGAATTCGATTATGAATCATTTGTAAATATGTTTAATTCTTATTTTTTAGATGACTTCCAAATTAAGTTACAATATTCGAAAATTGAAGAGATTTGTTTTGATATAATAGAAAGGGTAAAAAAACAAGTTATATTTCTTGATTTAATTAAGGTTAATAATAAGTCCATAGGATTTATTATATACCAAATTGATTCTCCAAAAAGTGATTGGTGTCAGAAGGAAGGGTTTGGTTTTATTCGAGAGATATATATTGAAAAAGAGTTAAGGAAGCAAGGTTTAGGAAAGTTACTAGTAGCTCATGCCGAACAATCTCTCAAGGATAAAAATGTTGAGGAAGTATACTTAACTTCAGATAATAATGCAGCTTTCTGGAATCAATGTGGATATACATTAACTCATGAGACTGGTTATAGAAATGAAGATCCAATTTATATAAAAAAAGTTAATCAATAA
- a CDS encoding IS1182 family transposase: MLKKQMEMILSTYSEIYNLIIPKDNILRKINEMIDFSFVYDELITKYSPDNGRGAIDPLRMFKYLLLKVIYDLSDIDVVERSRYDMSFKYFLNMAPEEDVINPSSLTKFRKQRLKDINLLDLLIGKTVEIALEEGIIKSNSIIVDSTHTKARYNQKSQREILLEYSKKLRKSVYEIDDSIKKEFPPKVNSGILEDEIQYCKKLISVVENNEIISQYPKVKEKMNLLKELIEDDLEMLEYANDKDAKVGHKTADTSFFGYKTHLALTGERIITAATITSGEKHDGKQLKDLVEKSRKNGIEVNEVIGDTAYSEKDNIKYAKEEKFRLISKLNPTVAHGNRKNEDKFEYNKDAGMYVCKAGHMAIRKARQGKKGGARNQVNTYYFDIEKCKCCSHKDGCYKEGAKTKSYSVSIKSVTHQEQMNFQETEYFKERVKERYKIEAKNSELKHRHGYDIASSSCLIGMELQGALTIFAVNLKRIIALIK; encoded by the coding sequence ATGCTAAAAAAACAAATGGAAATGATTTTAAGTACATATAGTGAAATATACAATTTGATTATTCCAAAAGATAATATCCTTAGAAAGATAAATGAAATGATTGATTTTTCATTTGTTTATGATGAATTAATCACAAAATATTCTCCTGATAATGGAAGAGGTGCAATTGATCCTTTAAGAATGTTCAAATACCTTCTTCTAAAAGTAATTTATGATTTATCAGATATAGATGTCGTAGAACGTTCAAGATATGATATGTCATTTAAGTATTTCCTTAATATGGCACCAGAAGAAGACGTTATTAATCCAAGTTCTTTAACAAAGTTTAGAAAACAAAGATTAAAAGATATTAATTTACTCGATTTACTCATTGGAAAAACTGTAGAAATAGCATTAGAAGAAGGTATAATAAAAAGCAATTCAATCATTGTGGACTCCACTCATACTAAAGCAAGATATAACCAAAAATCGCAAAGAGAAATCCTTCTTGAATACTCTAAGAAATTAAGAAAATCAGTCTATGAAATAGATGACTCAATAAAAAAAGAATTTCCTCCAAAAGTAAATAGCGGTATTCTAGAAGATGAAATACAATATTGTAAAAAACTAATATCTGTTGTTGAAAACAATGAAATAATATCGCAATACCCTAAAGTAAAAGAGAAAATGAATTTATTAAAAGAATTAATTGAAGATGATTTAGAAATGCTAGAATATGCTAATGACAAGGATGCAAAAGTAGGTCATAAAACTGCAGACACTTCTTTTTTTGGATATAAAACTCATTTAGCATTGACAGGAGAAAGAATAATAACTGCAGCCACCATAACATCTGGAGAAAAGCATGATGGTAAACAATTAAAAGATTTAGTAGAAAAATCACGTAAAAATGGTATTGAAGTAAATGAAGTAATAGGAGATACCGCATACTCAGAAAAAGATAATATAAAGTATGCCAAGGAAGAAAAATTTAGATTAATTTCAAAGCTAAATCCTACAGTAGCCCACGGCAATAGAAAAAATGAGGACAAGTTTGAATATAATAAAGATGCTGGAATGTATGTCTGTAAAGCAGGGCATATGGCAATAAGGAAAGCACGCCAAGGTAAAAAAGGGGGAGCAAGAAATCAAGTCAATACATATTATTTTGACATAGAAAAGTGTAAATGTTGTTCGCATAAAGATGGATGCTATAAAGAAGGTGCAAAAACAAAATCATATTCTGTATCTATAAAATCTGTAACTCATCAAGAGCAAATGAATTTTCAAGAAACAGAGTATTTTAAAGAGAGAGTAAAAGAACGGTATAAAATAGAGGCTAAAAATAGCGAATTAAAGCATAGACATGGATATGATATAGCATCATCTTCATGTCTAATTGGCATGGAATTGCAAGGAGCACTCACAATATTTGCAGTAAATTTAAAAAGAATAATTGCATTAATAAAGTAA
- a CDS encoding LexA repressor, protein MLTERESQVLNIIVDYIKQNEYAPSVREIGKIMGLKSSSTVHMYLKNLELKGFIERRENIPRALRIIRPEN, encoded by the coding sequence ATGCTAACTGAAAGAGAATCACAAGTACTAAATATAATAGTAGATTATATAAAACAAAATGAATATGCTCCCAGCGTGAGAGAAATAGGAAAAATAATGGGATTAAAATCTAGCAGTACTGTTCATATGTATTTAAAGAATTTAGAATTAAAAGGATTTATTGAGAGAAGAGAAAACATTCCTAGAGCATTAAGAATTATTAGACCAGAAAATTAA
- a CDS encoding alpha/beta hydrolase, giving the protein MGYYVNVESDVKLYVEDLNPVGNKTIVFLHGWPGSHELFEYQFDQLPKWGYRCIGIDQRGFGKSDRPWGGYDYNRLADDVREVVEKLKLQNFVLAGHSTGGAIAIRYMSRYNGYGVSKLALFAAAAPSLIKLPNFPYGVDVEVVNQIIEGTYTDRPKMLSNFGDIFFFKYITQPFSYWFLQLGLQAAGWSTAAIANTWKNEQLFNDLGTINVPTLIIHGIHDKVVPFQLGEIQKKCIKNSRLIPFCYSGHGSFYDEQDLFNKELMNFIEEKF; this is encoded by the coding sequence ATGGGATACTATGTTAATGTAGAATCAGATGTAAAACTTTATGTGGAAGATCTTAATCCAGTAGGTAACAAAACAATTGTTTTTTTACATGGATGGCCTGGGAGCCATGAACTATTTGAATATCAATTTGATCAACTCCCTAAATGGGGCTATAGATGTATAGGAATAGATCAGAGGGGATTTGGCAAATCAGATAGACCATGGGGAGGATATGATTACAACCGATTGGCTGATGATGTTAGAGAAGTTGTTGAGAAACTTAAATTACAAAATTTTGTCTTAGCAGGACACTCAACAGGTGGAGCAATAGCCATTAGATATATGTCTAGATATAATGGCTATGGAGTATCAAAACTTGCCTTGTTTGCAGCAGCAGCTCCTAGCTTAATAAAACTTCCTAACTTTCCTTATGGCGTAGATGTAGAAGTAGTAAATCAAATAATTGAAGGAACATATACAGATAGACCTAAAATGCTTAGTAATTTTGGGGATATATTTTTCTTTAAATATATAACGCAACCATTCTCTTATTGGTTTCTACAACTAGGATTGCAAGCTGCAGGTTGGTCCACTGCTGCCATTGCAAATACCTGGAAGAACGAGCAATTATTTAATGATTTAGGGACAATAAATGTTCCAACATTAATTATTCATGGAATTCACGATAAAGTTGTTCCATTTCAACTAGGTGAAATACAGAAAAAATGTATCAAAAATTCTAGACTTATACCATTCTGTTATAGTGGTCATGGATCATTTTATGATGAACAAGATTTGTTTAATAAAGAATTAATGAATTTTATTGAAGAAAAATTTTAA
- a CDS encoding N-acetylmuramoyl-L-alanine amidase codes for MKVFLDAGHGGKDPGALGNGLQEKDIALSVTLKVGEILKRHNVEVIYSRTTDVFLELSERTNLANKANADIFVSIHCNAAENVNAKGVETFSYPNSTKGTALAKCIQDSILQSKIYTLNRGIKTANFAVLRQSNMPSALVELAFITNIDDFKILKDKQEELALAVAKGILNYLGVKYIEKTKIDCSPWAVEAMEWAKKLGLTDGTNPKDSRLI; via the coding sequence ATGAAAGTATTTTTAGATGCAGGCCATGGAGGAAAAGATCCAGGAGCATTAGGTAATGGATTGCAAGAAAAAGATATAGCGTTATCAGTAACATTAAAAGTAGGGGAAATACTTAAAAGACATAATGTAGAAGTAATATATTCAAGGACCACAGATGTATTCTTAGAACTATCAGAACGTACCAATCTAGCAAATAAAGCTAATGCAGATATATTTGTATCTATACATTGTAATGCTGCTGAAAATGTAAATGCTAAAGGTGTAGAGACATTTAGTTATCCTAATAGCACGAAAGGTACAGCATTAGCAAAATGTATTCAAGATAGTATATTACAAAGTAAAATTTATACTTTAAATAGAGGAATAAAAACAGCTAATTTTGCAGTATTAAGGCAAAGTAATATGCCATCAGCTTTAGTAGAATTAGCTTTTATTACTAATATAGATGATTTTAAAATACTGAAAGATAAGCAAGAAGAATTAGCCTTAGCTGTAGCAAAAGGAATATTGAATTACTTGGGAGTGAAATATATTGAGAAAACTAAAATAGATTGTAGTCCATGGGCAGTAGAGGCTATGGAATGGGCTAAAAAATTAGGTCTTACTGATGGAACTAATCCTAAGGACTCTAGATTAATCTAG
- a CDS encoding tyrosine-type recombinase/integrase: protein MRSSDLSAVRFHDLSHTNATMLMNLNVAAKVVSERLGHFNISITLDTYSHVLKNMQKEAANKIDDFLASNK, encoded by the coding sequence ATAAGAAGTAGTGACTTATCGGCTGTAAGATTTCATGACCTTAGTCATACTAACGCAACAATGCTTATGAATTTAAATGTTGCAGCTAAAGTAGTTTCTGAACGATTAGGCCATTTCAATATATCAATAACATTGGATACCTACTCTCATGTTCTAAAAAATATGCAAAAAGAAGCGGCTAACAAAATAGATGATTTCCTAGCTTCGAATAAGTAA